From the Deinococcus radiophilus genome, one window contains:
- a CDS encoding EAL domain-containing protein encodes MTFPFPPSAAPMWPQVVQDLLRLYAPTASFAGQLDHSSVRIDTGGIQPLPAGPLDPPEEWLDSGVLDWISVDGHLLGLLWSPAGVPTEVIELLNLFLGSLQRDMSAPDFQMLLTQLPMPTAWLDMNLKVLEVSRSFLELFGMQHSEVVGHTVRNLPLGQALKMLEDAAQGHGQPDEWPQWSLPDPQNPGQLRWLRTAVKPFYTGQQSGLLWTVQDISAEQQQRERLQALLSGLGVPAAILNLEGEIQQANQALQDLNAESLGGRRLQQLALFSREGQQTVSGLLPLAADGGAALAKVERHTGGTLQLELRRPPEHPGLLVAQVSEPARRNQGPGADEKLTLLQEVLNQQNTATLLVDNWGNIQLINDQAARIAGVDAARLLGKDLAQQIVQLDINLLTPQGEAMPLAEWLNVPLPYQAEISLESPALGRRPMELRISAVVPQHAASGTRQLLMVTLRDLSELKRAQAQAAYGVHHDQLTGLPNRAGLRQRLSQLPAPQSGALMVAELDQYAALTTATDMTAIHHLLMQLAASFRTLATNHGGDAARLSDNTFAAWLPGLTLEEARAAAAQAVRGPFRLGRDTADLTFAVGLDTIHSQPLDTALGNAEIAAQYARRRGRGQVTVYSEALRSQLAETFRLEQSLRDSVATGQLNLHYQPTLHLSSREITGAEALLRWQRPDQQLPPHELLEMAVQLGLLGPLSDWVVREALQQQLAWNELRPQFRLGINVSLNELRQPGALRALWPLLEQFTERGVPLPNIEISAGSLSEFSAEDASILEQLHKGGAAVWVDHFGDGPLSLMALTEVPVHGLKLHPKLVAHLTQGGRRADLVAGTLDLAGRMGLEVTAVGVETDEQLERLRQLGCQQAQGYAIAPPMAASELSTWLRQPERKAL; translated from the coding sequence ATGACTTTTCCTTTCCCCCCCTCCGCAGCCCCCATGTGGCCTCAGGTCGTTCAGGACCTGCTGAGGCTCTATGCACCTACGGCCAGTTTTGCTGGGCAACTGGATCATTCCAGTGTCCGGATAGATACCGGGGGCATTCAGCCGCTGCCAGCAGGCCCACTGGACCCCCCTGAAGAATGGCTGGACAGCGGCGTCCTGGACTGGATCAGTGTGGACGGCCACCTGTTGGGGCTGCTGTGGTCGCCCGCTGGCGTACCGACTGAAGTCATTGAGCTGCTCAACCTCTTTCTGGGCAGCTTGCAGCGTGACATGAGTGCCCCGGACTTTCAGATGTTGCTGACGCAGTTGCCGATGCCCACCGCCTGGCTGGACATGAATCTGAAGGTGCTGGAAGTCAGCCGCAGTTTCTTGGAGCTGTTCGGGATGCAGCACAGCGAAGTGGTCGGCCATACGGTACGGAACCTCCCCCTGGGCCAGGCCCTGAAGATGCTAGAAGACGCTGCACAGGGTCACGGACAGCCGGACGAATGGCCGCAGTGGTCATTGCCTGATCCCCAGAACCCTGGACAACTGCGCTGGCTCCGCACGGCGGTCAAGCCGTTTTACACCGGGCAACAGTCAGGTTTGCTGTGGACTGTCCAGGACATCAGCGCCGAGCAGCAGCAGCGTGAGCGGCTCCAGGCCCTGCTCAGCGGCCTCGGCGTACCTGCCGCCATCCTGAATCTTGAAGGCGAAATTCAGCAGGCCAATCAGGCCCTCCAAGATCTGAATGCCGAATCACTGGGCGGGCGACGCTTGCAGCAACTGGCGCTGTTCAGCCGTGAAGGGCAGCAGACGGTCAGTGGTCTGCTCCCACTGGCAGCGGACGGTGGCGCCGCACTGGCCAAAGTAGAGCGGCACACCGGCGGCACACTGCAACTCGAACTGCGCCGACCCCCTGAGCACCCTGGTCTACTGGTCGCGCAGGTCAGCGAACCTGCCCGCAGAAACCAGGGACCGGGTGCGGACGAGAAACTGACGCTGCTGCAAGAAGTCCTGAACCAACAGAACACGGCGACCCTTCTGGTCGACAACTGGGGCAACATTCAGCTGATCAACGATCAGGCTGCCCGTATTGCCGGGGTGGACGCAGCACGGCTGCTGGGCAAAGACCTGGCCCAGCAGATCGTTCAGCTGGACATCAATCTGCTGACCCCTCAGGGAGAGGCCATGCCGCTGGCCGAATGGCTGAATGTTCCTCTGCCCTATCAGGCCGAAATCTCATTGGAATCTCCGGCCCTGGGCCGCCGTCCGATGGAACTGCGAATCAGTGCAGTGGTGCCCCAGCACGCAGCCAGTGGCACACGCCAACTCCTGATGGTCACACTGCGCGACCTGAGCGAGCTCAAGCGTGCGCAGGCTCAGGCTGCCTATGGAGTACACCACGACCAGCTGACTGGGCTGCCCAACCGCGCCGGGCTGCGTCAGCGCCTGAGCCAGCTGCCCGCCCCGCAAAGTGGTGCCCTGATGGTGGCTGAACTGGACCAGTACGCTGCACTGACTACCGCCACCGACATGACTGCCATTCATCATCTACTGATGCAACTGGCGGCCAGCTTCCGTACGCTGGCCACCAACCATGGCGGCGACGCGGCACGGCTGAGCGACAATACTTTTGCCGCCTGGCTACCGGGCCTGACCCTGGAAGAAGCGCGGGCCGCCGCAGCCCAGGCCGTACGTGGACCTTTCCGCCTGGGCCGCGATACGGCAGACCTGACCTTCGCAGTGGGCCTGGATACCATTCACAGTCAGCCGCTGGACACCGCCCTGGGCAACGCTGAAATTGCTGCGCAGTACGCTCGGCGCCGGGGACGCGGTCAGGTGACGGTCTACAGCGAGGCGCTGCGTTCACAGCTGGCCGAAACCTTCCGCCTGGAACAGTCGCTGCGTGATTCGGTGGCCACTGGGCAGCTGAACTTGCACTATCAACCTACGCTCCATCTGAGCAGCCGAGAAATCACCGGGGCTGAAGCCCTGCTGCGCTGGCAACGTCCCGATCAGCAATTGCCCCCCCACGAACTGCTGGAAATGGCTGTGCAACTGGGCCTGTTGGGGCCACTCAGCGACTGGGTCGTGCGCGAGGCTTTGCAACAGCAACTGGCCTGGAACGAGTTGCGCCCGCAGTTCCGGCTGGGCATCAATGTCAGCCTGAACGAGTTGCGCCAGCCCGGCGCCCTGAGGGCACTCTGGCCCCTGCTGGAACAATTCACGGAGCGCGGCGTGCCACTGCCCAACATCGAGATCAGTGCAGGAAGCTTGAGTGAATTCAGCGCCGAGGACGCCAGTATCTTGGAGCAACTCCACAAGGGCGGGGCCGCGGTGTGGGTGGACCATTTCGGCGACGGGCCACTCAGCCTGATGGCCCTGACCGAGGTACCCGTCCACGGCCTGAAACTGCACCCCAAATTGGTCGCGCACCTCACTCAGGGTGGACGCCGCGCCGATCTGGTGGCTGGCACCCTGGATCTGGCCGGCCGAATGGGGCTGGAAGTCACTGCCGTAGGGGTAGAGACGGACGAACAGTTGGAGCGGCTGCGGCAGTTGGGCTGTCAGCAGGCACAGGGCTATGCCATCGCTCCGCCCATGGCGGCCTCAGAGTTGAGTACCTGGTTGCGCCAGCCAGAGCGAAAAGCCCTCTGA
- the rlmB gene encoding 23S rRNA (guanosine(2251)-2'-O)-methyltransferase RlmB has protein sequence MLIYGRNPVTEALREGRVDEVLLARGVDQAFERQLRALAEEAGVRVRLAPRIELDGLAGTTAHQGVLAEAQELSWADPQEIWDLAERRGEAPLLVLLDGITDPRNFGAIIRSAEVLGAHGVVAEERRSAPLSAVVAKTAAGATAYLPLVQVKNLPRFMDELKERGVWVYGAAGEAAQPLERTDLSGPVALVIGSEGDGLRRLVRDRCDGLVSIPVRGQVSSLNASVAAGILIYEAARRR, from the coding sequence ATGTTGATCTACGGACGCAACCCCGTGACCGAGGCCCTACGTGAAGGACGCGTGGACGAAGTGCTGCTGGCACGCGGCGTAGATCAGGCGTTCGAGCGGCAACTGCGCGCCCTGGCCGAAGAAGCCGGAGTGCGTGTGCGGCTGGCTCCCCGCATTGAGCTGGACGGGCTGGCCGGCACCACCGCGCACCAGGGCGTGCTGGCCGAGGCCCAGGAGCTGAGCTGGGCGGACCCGCAGGAGATCTGGGACCTGGCCGAACGCCGGGGCGAAGCACCGCTGCTGGTGCTGCTGGACGGCATCACCGACCCACGCAACTTCGGAGCGATTATCCGCTCGGCGGAGGTGCTGGGTGCCCACGGCGTGGTGGCCGAAGAACGCCGCAGTGCGCCACTAAGCGCCGTGGTTGCCAAGACGGCAGCTGGAGCGACAGCTTATCTGCCGCTGGTCCAGGTCAAGAACCTGCCGCGCTTTATGGATGAGCTCAAGGAGCGCGGCGTCTGGGTCTACGGGGCCGCAGGCGAGGCAGCGCAGCCGCTGGAACGCACCGACCTGAGCGGCCCGGTGGCGTTGGTGATCGGCTCGGAAGGGGACGGCCTGCGCCGCTTGGTGCGTGACCGCTGTGACGGCCTGGTCAGCATCCCGGTGCGCGGCCAGGTAAGCAGTCTGAATGCCAGCGTAGCGGCAGGCATCCTGATTTATGAAGCGGCGCGGCGGCGTTAA
- a CDS encoding DNA internalization-related competence protein ComEC/Rec2: MMERALGRHAAPFQSAQPAPRLPWPIYTALGVLGALLPALGYFWALALWPLVLAFAWYERRSWGGVAALIAGALAFGSLSVVQARPDPLTPWHGAVVTLRGEWDGQFLTLHDPPARVVLSPRPAERRGEVSVRGRLLPPRERTVPGGFDQAAWLRSQGGLVALAPSAVLVGAEVRGAGEASGVKSRTQGWFERGWAGLSPEAEALLIGLELGDRSGLNELESQDGGSVRDDFTRAGLAHLLALSGQHVTLLVGALSLLLLRLPLPPATRFLLPAAFLVFYLAGLVQVSPSVTRAVLMGMVVAVALAFGRGRPEPLGLLALIATVTLLAFPLWVLTPGFQLSFLAVAGLALVPGVMARLPQDWTRPGWRQYLTGGVAVTLLAQAATLPLVAGSFGVIPLAGLPANLLAAPLMTLLVPLGFLAGLLGPLGTVLTWPLEALAQVLLNLAHWFGRWPVLPWGAVGPGGYAAFALSALAGVAWLRGWIRPPVALGTWLLCALLTALPSRLDPPRQLVFLDVGQGDSTLIQAPGLRVLVDGGGTPHGDYDLSRTVIPALRSLGVSALDVVVATHSDTDHIEGLVGVLRELPVGELWIGQRDPDNELLAELLAMAEERGIPVREVRRGDYVQAGGVRLDILWPEGHFWSTEPNENSVALGITAGEFRAALLGDLPAPLEHSLGLGRLDLLKAAHHGSRHSTSATLLTQTAPADAVISVGYNTFRHPSDEVLTRLDAAGVRVWRTDQQGSVIWPLP; encoded by the coding sequence ATGATGGAGCGGGCGTTGGGTCGCCACGCGGCTCCCTTCCAGTCAGCACAACCTGCGCCTCGCCTGCCCTGGCCCATCTACACCGCGCTGGGTGTCCTAGGCGCGCTGCTGCCCGCCTTGGGTTACTTCTGGGCACTGGCCCTGTGGCCTCTGGTCCTGGCGTTCGCCTGGTATGAGCGGCGTTCGTGGGGCGGGGTAGCCGCCCTGATTGCCGGAGCACTGGCCTTTGGTTCGCTGAGTGTGGTGCAGGCCCGACCTGATCCGCTCACCCCTTGGCACGGCGCGGTGGTCACGCTGAGAGGCGAGTGGGATGGCCAGTTTCTCACCCTGCACGATCCTCCCGCGCGGGTGGTTCTCTCGCCGCGTCCCGCCGAGCGCCGGGGAGAGGTGAGCGTGCGTGGACGGCTGCTGCCTCCGCGTGAGCGCACCGTGCCGGGCGGTTTTGACCAGGCGGCCTGGCTGCGCTCGCAAGGCGGGCTGGTTGCCCTGGCTCCCAGCGCCGTGCTGGTCGGCGCCGAGGTGCGCGGAGCCGGAGAGGCCAGCGGGGTCAAAAGCCGCACCCAGGGTTGGTTTGAGCGCGGCTGGGCGGGCCTGAGTCCTGAAGCGGAGGCGCTGCTGATTGGTCTGGAACTGGGCGACCGTTCTGGCCTGAACGAGCTGGAATCGCAGGACGGCGGGAGTGTGCGGGATGATTTTACCCGCGCCGGGCTGGCACACCTGCTGGCGCTGAGTGGTCAACACGTCACGCTGCTGGTCGGCGCGTTGTCGCTGCTCCTGCTCAGATTGCCGCTGCCCCCGGCCACCCGCTTTTTGCTGCCCGCGGCCTTTCTGGTGTTTTATCTGGCGGGGCTGGTGCAGGTATCACCGTCCGTCACCCGCGCCGTACTGATGGGGATGGTGGTCGCGGTGGCGCTGGCGTTTGGAAGGGGCCGACCGGAACCACTGGGCCTGCTGGCGCTGATCGCCACAGTCACGCTGCTGGCCTTTCCGCTCTGGGTGCTGACGCCTGGATTTCAGCTGTCGTTTCTGGCAGTGGCGGGGCTGGCACTGGTGCCTGGGGTCATGGCCCGGCTGCCGCAAGATTGGACCCGTCCCGGCTGGCGGCAATATCTGACGGGTGGCGTCGCTGTCACCTTGTTGGCGCAGGCGGCCACCCTCCCGCTTGTGGCGGGCAGTTTCGGGGTGATTCCCCTGGCCGGGCTGCCCGCCAACCTATTGGCCGCCCCGCTGATGACCCTGCTGGTTCCACTGGGCTTTCTGGCTGGGTTACTGGGGCCACTGGGTACCGTGTTGACCTGGCCGTTGGAAGCCCTGGCCCAAGTCTTGTTGAACCTGGCCCACTGGTTCGGGCGCTGGCCAGTGCTGCCCTGGGGCGCAGTGGGGCCAGGGGGCTACGCCGCTTTTGCCCTAAGTGCGCTGGCCGGGGTGGCCTGGCTGCGTGGGTGGATTCGTCCCCCAGTGGCGCTGGGAACCTGGCTGCTTTGTGCCCTCCTCACCGCTTTGCCGTCCAGATTGGACCCGCCGCGTCAACTGGTCTTTCTGGATGTGGGGCAGGGCGACAGCACGCTGATTCAGGCTCCGGGCCTGCGGGTGCTGGTAGACGGTGGCGGCACTCCGCACGGCGACTATGATCTCAGCCGTACGGTCATTCCGGCGCTGCGCTCGCTGGGTGTCTCGGCACTGGATGTGGTGGTGGCGACCCACTCCGACACCGACCATATCGAGGGGCTGGTGGGTGTACTGCGTGAGCTGCCGGTGGGGGAGCTGTGGATCGGACAGCGTGACCCGGACAACGAGCTGTTGGCCGAGCTGCTCGCAATGGCTGAAGAACGTGGTATTCCAGTCCGCGAGGTCCGGCGGGGTGATTATGTTCAGGCCGGCGGTGTGCGTCTGGATATCTTATGGCCTGAAGGCCACTTCTGGAGCACCGAACCGAATGAGAACAGCGTGGCTCTCGGCATTACAGCTGGCGAGTTCCGCGCTGCGCTGCTGGGCGACCTGCCCGCTCCGTTGGAACACAGCCTGGGTCTGGGCCGACTGGATCTTCTCAAGGCCGCGCATCATGGTAGTCGCCACAGCACCTCAGCAACCCTGCTGACCCAAACGGCTCCAGCCGACGCTGTCATCTCGGTGGGCTACAACACCTTCCGCCATCCAAGTGATGAGGTGCTGACCCGGTTAGATGCCGCCGGGGTACGCGTCTGGCGCACCGACCAGCAGGGCAGTGTGATCTGGCCGCTGCCCTGA
- a CDS encoding ComEA family DNA-binding protein — protein MSGEGNERLWTAGLGAGLVLVGLLTLWPLLFAQPRAPQVMRQELPAVTMTDPAPEYPSTASVEPLISGQLNLNSATQEQLEALPRIGPALAERIMAARPLGSLADLDAVSGIGPATLEELAPLVTF, from the coding sequence ATGTCCGGTGAGGGAAACGAACGGCTCTGGACCGCTGGCCTGGGGGCCGGGTTGGTCTTGGTCGGTCTGCTGACGCTGTGGCCACTGCTGTTCGCTCAGCCGCGTGCCCCCCAGGTCATGCGCCAGGAGCTGCCGGCTGTGACGATGACCGACCCGGCGCCGGAGTATCCCAGCACGGCCAGCGTAGAACCACTGATCTCGGGACAATTGAATCTGAATTCGGCCACCCAGGAGCAGCTCGAAGCCCTGCCGCGCATCGGTCCGGCGCTGGCGGAAAGGATCATGGCAGCGCGCCCACTGGGTTCCCTGGCGGATCTGGACGCGGTAAGTGGCATCGGTCCGGCCACGCTGGAAGAACTGGCTCCATTGGTGACGTTCTGA
- a CDS encoding ExeM/NucH family extracellular endonuclease has protein sequence MFKPAYVLSLTLLLASCGQPAAPVTTTAPTLGTLGVQLDRLTFTVPEGVGHAEIELSGGKLSAPLKLPAALTGTQISAELAGLPRGNPNYVVKLRVYSQAGGVLLYTAQVNVNLASGKFSAPVKWERVSAPVTVTAGPVAAGTTRLTATVGEQTLTQSVSAGQSVTFEFAGVPTAAQQTVTVIGQNAAGETVQAGEATFVHGGQGSKVEVALSALASCPAPTGELTTIPAVQGSGAVSPLVGQTVTVRGVVTADFQAGLRGFFIQDAPGDGNDATSDGVFVYTGTAPQQVNVGDLVQLSGTVAEFYESTQLTTISAFATCGSGQPIQAVPVQAPFTDLERFEGMAVTFPETLTVTDNYGYGRYGELGLSAGGRLFQPTGGNEPTTPAENAARRIVLDDANTAQNPAELPYLSAEGTRRTGDTVSGLTGVLSFANGAYKVQPTQTPQFVNANPRPAAPDEVGGTLKVAGANVLNYFTTFGPNDRGADSAYEFGRQQAKIVEMLRRLDADVVTLMEVQNGGDVALNDLVTALNTAYGREVYRAVQTGTIGTDAIKVAIIYKPASVSPVGGFVLDTDPVHSRPPLAQTFQSAANGGVFTVVANHFKSKGSCPSTGDIDAGQGCWNGLRVGQAQALLAFTDRLEAATGDSDVLLMGDFNAYSEEDPIRTLEAAGYVNGSDRLPAEDRYSYQFGGQFGSLDHALASGSLNAQLSGVTEWHINSDEPTLADYNVEYKANPECRTGVCTSPDLYGPGPFRASDHDPVLVGLNLTRDEARLTLNVSGEAAATVGQPYTLNLSASQPLQSLSVDWGDTTAVLDPAATQATHTFSAAGTYPVIVTAISGGQTQTARLSVTVTGDVQPDPTPIPGAQGVVIRQVYGGGGNSGATYTHDFIELFNAGSASVDLAGYSVQYASSTGTSWTATPLNSFLLAPGQSYLVQQAKGTGGTQALPTPDASGNTAMSGSAGQVALVSSTARIAAPTDAAVVDYVAYSGLSSTSSAQRVNGGCTDTDSNDDLVRSSVEPRNTASPLNVCQ, from the coding sequence ATGTTCAAACCGGCTTATGTCTTGTCCCTGACCCTGCTGCTGGCTTCCTGCGGCCAACCTGCCGCTCCTGTAACCACCACTGCGCCCACCCTCGGCACCCTGGGGGTGCAGCTGGACCGTCTGACCTTCACGGTGCCGGAAGGAGTCGGCCACGCCGAAATTGAGCTGAGCGGCGGAAAACTATCTGCCCCACTGAAGTTGCCAGCTGCTCTGACTGGCACTCAGATCAGTGCCGAGCTGGCCGGACTGCCGCGTGGCAACCCCAATTACGTTGTCAAGCTGCGGGTCTATAGCCAGGCCGGCGGGGTGCTGCTCTATACCGCGCAGGTAAACGTGAACCTTGCCAGTGGCAAATTCAGCGCACCCGTGAAATGGGAGCGAGTCAGTGCCCCCGTGACGGTCACGGCTGGTCCGGTGGCCGCTGGAACCACCCGGCTGACCGCCACCGTCGGTGAGCAGACCCTGACTCAGTCGGTGAGTGCTGGGCAAAGCGTGACCTTCGAGTTTGCGGGCGTGCCAACTGCCGCGCAGCAGACCGTCACCGTGATCGGGCAAAATGCGGCGGGCGAAACCGTGCAAGCGGGCGAGGCGACCTTTGTGCATGGTGGGCAGGGCAGCAAAGTAGAAGTGGCCCTCAGCGCCCTGGCCAGCTGCCCCGCACCCACCGGCGAGCTGACGACCATTCCGGCGGTGCAGGGCAGTGGCGCGGTCAGCCCGCTGGTGGGTCAGACGGTGACCGTGCGCGGCGTGGTCACGGCGGATTTCCAGGCCGGGCTGCGGGGCTTTTTCATTCAGGATGCCCCGGGCGACGGTAACGATGCCACCAGCGACGGGGTGTTCGTCTACACTGGAACTGCTCCGCAGCAGGTGAACGTGGGCGACCTGGTGCAGCTGAGCGGCACGGTGGCCGAGTTTTACGAGTCCACCCAGCTGACGACCATTTCGGCGTTTGCGACTTGCGGCAGCGGGCAGCCGATTCAGGCCGTTCCGGTGCAGGCTCCGTTTACCGACCTGGAGCGCTTTGAAGGCATGGCCGTGACCTTCCCAGAAACCCTCACCGTGACGGACAATTACGGCTATGGCCGCTACGGCGAATTGGGGCTGTCGGCAGGCGGACGCCTGTTCCAGCCCACGGGCGGCAACGAGCCGACCACCCCAGCGGAGAATGCCGCTCGCCGCATCGTGTTGGATGATGCCAACACGGCCCAGAATCCCGCCGAGTTGCCCTATCTGAGCGCCGAAGGAACCCGCCGCACCGGGGACACCGTGAGCGGCCTGACCGGCGTGCTGAGCTTCGCCAACGGTGCCTATAAGGTGCAGCCCACCCAGACCCCGCAGTTCGTGAATGCCAACCCCCGCCCCGCCGCGCCGGACGAAGTCGGCGGTACGCTGAAAGTGGCCGGGGCCAACGTGCTGAACTACTTCACGACCTTTGGGCCGAATGACCGGGGGGCGGACAGCGCTTACGAGTTCGGGCGCCAGCAGGCCAAGATCGTGGAGATGCTGCGCCGCCTGGACGCCGATGTGGTCACGCTGATGGAAGTCCAGAATGGCGGCGACGTGGCCCTGAACGATCTGGTGACGGCGCTGAACACAGCTTACGGGCGCGAAGTGTACCGCGCCGTGCAGACCGGAACCATCGGCACCGACGCGATCAAGGTCGCCATCATCTACAAGCCCGCAAGCGTGAGTCCAGTGGGTGGGTTCGTGCTGGATACCGATCCGGTGCATAGCCGTCCCCCGCTGGCGCAAACCTTCCAGAGCGCGGCGAACGGCGGCGTGTTTACCGTGGTTGCCAACCACTTCAAGAGCAAGGGCAGCTGCCCCAGCACGGGTGATATCGACGCGGGTCAGGGCTGCTGGAACGGGCTGCGTGTGGGGCAGGCTCAGGCGTTGCTGGCCTTTACGGACCGCCTAGAAGCAGCGACGGGTGACAGCGACGTGCTGCTGATGGGTGACTTCAACGCCTACAGCGAAGAAGACCCGATCCGCACTCTGGAGGCGGCAGGCTACGTGAACGGCAGTGACCGCTTGCCCGCAGAGGACCGCTACTCCTATCAGTTCGGTGGGCAGTTCGGGTCGCTGGATCATGCGCTGGCCAGCGGCAGCCTGAACGCCCAGCTGAGCGGCGTGACCGAGTGGCACATCAACAGCGACGAACCCACCCTGGCCGACTACAACGTGGAATACAAGGCCAACCCGGAGTGCCGCACGGGTGTCTGCACCAGCCCCGACCTGTACGGCCCAGGCCCCTTCCGCGCCAGCGACCATGACCCGGTGCTGGTGGGCCTGAACCTGACCCGTGACGAGGCCCGCCTGACCCTGAACGTGAGCGGCGAAGCGGCAGCCACTGTAGGCCAGCCCTACACCCTGAACCTCAGTGCCAGCCAGCCGCTGCAGAGCCTGAGCGTGGACTGGGGCGATACCACCGCTGTGCTGGACCCAGCAGCCACCCAGGCCACTCACACCTTCAGTGCGGCTGGCACCTACCCGGTGATCGTGACGGCGATCAGTGGCGGCCAGACCCAGACGGCCCGTCTGAGCGTGACCGTGACTGGTGACGTGCAGCCCGACCCCACCCCTATCCCTGGTGCTCAGGGTGTGGTGATCCGTCAGGTGTACGGCGGCGGCGGCAACAGTGGCGCCACCTACACCCACGACTTCATCGAACTGTTCAATGCCGGTTCAGCCAGTGTAGATCTGGCAGGCTACAGCGTGCAGTACGCGAGCAGCACTGGCACCAGCTGGACGGCGACCCCGCTGAACAGCTTCCTACTGGCCCCTGGTCAGTCGTATCTGGTGCAGCAGGCGAAGGGAACAGGTGGCACCCAGGCTCTTCCCACGCCGGATGCCAGCGGCAACACGGCCATGAGCGGCAGCGCTGGGCAAGTGGCCCTGGTGAGCAGCACCGCGCGTATCGCGGCCCCCACGGACGCGGCGGTGGTGGATTACGTCGCCTACAGCGGACTGAGCAGCACCAGCAGTGCCCAGCGTGTGAATGGTGGCTGCACCGATACGGACAGCAACGACGATCTGGTGCGCAGCAGCGTGGAACCACGCAATACGGCGTCGCCACTGAATGTCTGCCAGTAA
- the fumC gene encoding class II fumarate hydratase codes for MTNTRTETDTMGQMQVDATRYWGAQTERSIHNFPIGRDTFVWGRPVIRALGILKKGAAQANAELGELPQDIAELIVQAADEVIAGKLDDHFPLVVFQTGSGTQSNMNSNEVISNRAIEIAGGEMGSKAPVHPNDHVNRGQSSNDTFPTAMHIAVVLELNERLYGSVGKLRDTLAAKAKEYDSLVKVGRTHLQDATPITLGQEIGSWVAQLDWALNEVRHAEKGLYELAIGGTAVGTGLNAHPKFGDLAAQKYEAETGYPFRSAENKFAALSAHDALVQVSAALRTLGGALMKMANDVRWLASGPRNGIGEINIPENEPGSSIMPGKVNPTQSEAMTMVATRVFGNDATVAFAGSQGNFQLNVFKPVMVHAVLESIRLLSDACLAFNDNCAVGIEANEAKIKANLDTNLMQVTALNRHIGYDKAAAIAKNAHKKGISLKESALELGHVTEEEFAQWVVPLEMTRN; via the coding sequence ATGACCAACACCCGCACCGAGACCGACACCATGGGCCAGATGCAAGTGGACGCCACCCGTTACTGGGGCGCCCAGACCGAGCGCAGCATCCACAACTTCCCCATTGGCCGCGACACCTTCGTCTGGGGCCGCCCCGTCATCCGGGCGCTGGGCATCCTGAAAAAAGGCGCCGCGCAGGCCAACGCCGAGCTGGGCGAGCTGCCCCAGGACATCGCAGAGCTGATCGTGCAGGCGGCTGACGAAGTGATTGCCGGGAAACTGGATGACCACTTCCCGCTGGTGGTGTTCCAGACCGGATCAGGCACCCAGAGCAACATGAACTCCAACGAGGTGATTTCCAACCGCGCCATCGAAATCGCAGGCGGCGAGATGGGCAGCAAAGCCCCGGTCCACCCCAACGACCACGTCAACCGGGGCCAGAGCAGCAACGATACTTTCCCCACTGCCATGCACATCGCCGTGGTGCTGGAGCTGAACGAGCGGCTGTATGGCAGCGTCGGCAAATTGCGCGATACCCTCGCCGCCAAAGCGAAGGAATATGACAGCCTGGTCAAAGTGGGCCGCACCCACCTGCAAGACGCCACGCCCATCACGCTGGGCCAGGAAATCGGCTCCTGGGTGGCCCAACTGGACTGGGCACTAAATGAGGTGCGCCACGCTGAAAAAGGCCTGTACGAGCTGGCCATCGGCGGCACGGCGGTGGGCACCGGCCTGAACGCTCACCCTAAGTTCGGCGACCTGGCCGCGCAGAAATACGAAGCTGAAACCGGCTACCCCTTCCGCAGTGCCGAGAACAAATTCGCAGCGCTGAGCGCCCACGACGCCCTGGTGCAGGTCAGCGCCGCCCTGCGGACCCTGGGCGGCGCGCTGATGAAGATGGCCAACGACGTGCGCTGGCTGGCCTCCGGCCCCCGCAACGGCATCGGCGAGATCAACATTCCCGAAAACGAACCCGGCAGCTCCATCATGCCCGGCAAGGTGAATCCCACCCAGAGCGAGGCCATGACCATGGTCGCCACCCGCGTGTTCGGCAACGACGCCACCGTGGCTTTTGCAGGCAGCCAGGGCAACTTCCAGCTCAACGTGTTCAAGCCGGTGATGGTCCACGCCGTGCTGGAAAGCATCCGCCTGCTCAGCGACGCCTGCTTGGCCTTCAACGACAACTGCGCCGTGGGCATCGAGGCCAACGAAGCCAAAATCAAGGCCAATCTGGACACCAACCTGATGCAGGTCACGGCCCTGAACCGGCATATCGGCTACGACAAGGCCGCCGCCATCGCCAAGAACGCCCACAAGAAGGGCATCTCCCTGAAAGAGTCGGCGCTGGAACTGGGCCATGTCACCGAAGAGGAGTTCGCGCAGTGGGTCGTGCCGCTGGAGATGACGCGTAACTGA